In the Drosophila takahashii strain IR98-3 E-12201 chromosome 3R, DtakHiC1v2, whole genome shotgun sequence genome, one interval contains:
- the LOC108056552 gene encoding uncharacterized protein isoform X1 — protein sequence MWNQRKVHACLLLSIVASNCLLMTYAFPQQEVYQRQHQVTQSPVYRGGDESAARKFAVKPNASKKVALDDIEDDLETNQIQESVGGPGGFTWSNMLSTVMTMFFNNAVNAPTKSDDVDSSIGLGGSPWANVISMGLRIINTLLGGGAPSDGIDKVDNGGSPMQGILVAVMSAVLGSRDPDQVNSMAKQAGEFIQIVMNLLDALKTSFSHRSLAARSLGKRDSVSDAVVAGISLMKGYVRTYRSSEDKCTQKYMCDANTECVREIGGSSIFCQLGSYATSYVLGRSSGSNFEELYDAGRRGRSGFDCRQIYLECNEV from the exons ATGTGGAATCAACGGAAAGTGCACGCCTGCCTGCTGCTCTCCATAGTGGCCAGCAATTGCCTGCTGATGACCTACGCCTTCCCGCAGCAGGAGGTTTACCAGCGGCAGCACCAGGTGACCCAGTCGCCTGTCTACCGGGGCGGCGACGAGTCTGCGGCCCGGAAGTTCGCGGTCAAGCCGAATGCCTCGAAGAAGGTGGCCCTGGATGACATCGAGGACGATCTGGAGACCAATCAGATCCAGGAGAGCGTGGGCGGACCAGGCGGATTCACCTGGTCCAACATGCTGTCCACCGTGATGACCATGTTCTTCAACAACGCCGTGAATGCGCCCACCAAGTCCGACGACGTGGATAGCTCCATTGGATTGGGTGGCAGTCCCTGGGCCAATGTCATCTCGATGG GTCTTCGCATCATCAACACCTTGCTGGGCGGTGGAGCCCCTAGCGATGGCATCGATAAGGTCGACAACGGCGGATCTCCCATGCAG GGCATATTGGTGGCTGTGATGTCTGCCGTTTTAGGCTCCAGAGACCCCGACCAAGTCAACTCGATGGCCAAGCAAGCTGGCGAG TTCATTCAGATCGTGATGAACCTGCTGGACGCCCTGAAGACCTCCTTCTCGCACCGTTCCCTGGCCGCCCGCTCGCTGGGCAAGCGGGACTCGGTGAGCGACGCCGTCGTCGCCGGCATCTCGCTGATGAAGGGCTACGTCCGCACTTACCGCAGCTCGGAGGACAAGTGCACGCAGAAGTACATGTGCGACGCCAACACGGAGTGCGTTCGCGAgatcggcggcagcagcatctTCTGCCAGCTGGGATC ATATGCCACCAGCTATGTTTTGGGCCGCAGCAGTGGCAGCAACTTCGAGGAACTGTATGACGCCGGACGCAGGGGACGCTCCGGATTCGACTGTCGCCAGATCTATCTGGAGTGCAACGAGGTCTAG
- the LOC108056552 gene encoding uncharacterized protein isoform X2: MWNQRKVHACLLLSIVASNCLLMTYAFPQQEVYQRQHQVTQSPVYRGGDESAARKFAVKPNASKKVALDDIEDDLETNQIQESVGGPGGFTWSNMLSTVMTMFFNNAVNAPTKSDDVDSSIGLGGSPWANVISMGLRIINTLLGGGAPSDGIDKVDNGGSPMQFIQIVMNLLDALKTSFSHRSLAARSLGKRDSVSDAVVAGISLMKGYVRTYRSSEDKCTQKYMCDANTECVREIGGSSIFCQLGSYATSYVLGRSSGSNFEELYDAGRRGRSGFDCRQIYLECNEV; encoded by the exons ATGTGGAATCAACGGAAAGTGCACGCCTGCCTGCTGCTCTCCATAGTGGCCAGCAATTGCCTGCTGATGACCTACGCCTTCCCGCAGCAGGAGGTTTACCAGCGGCAGCACCAGGTGACCCAGTCGCCTGTCTACCGGGGCGGCGACGAGTCTGCGGCCCGGAAGTTCGCGGTCAAGCCGAATGCCTCGAAGAAGGTGGCCCTGGATGACATCGAGGACGATCTGGAGACCAATCAGATCCAGGAGAGCGTGGGCGGACCAGGCGGATTCACCTGGTCCAACATGCTGTCCACCGTGATGACCATGTTCTTCAACAACGCCGTGAATGCGCCCACCAAGTCCGACGACGTGGATAGCTCCATTGGATTGGGTGGCAGTCCCTGGGCCAATGTCATCTCGATGG GTCTTCGCATCATCAACACCTTGCTGGGCGGTGGAGCCCCTAGCGATGGCATCGATAAGGTCGACAACGGCGGATCTCCCATGCAG TTCATTCAGATCGTGATGAACCTGCTGGACGCCCTGAAGACCTCCTTCTCGCACCGTTCCCTGGCCGCCCGCTCGCTGGGCAAGCGGGACTCGGTGAGCGACGCCGTCGTCGCCGGCATCTCGCTGATGAAGGGCTACGTCCGCACTTACCGCAGCTCGGAGGACAAGTGCACGCAGAAGTACATGTGCGACGCCAACACGGAGTGCGTTCGCGAgatcggcggcagcagcatctTCTGCCAGCTGGGATC ATATGCCACCAGCTATGTTTTGGGCCGCAGCAGTGGCAGCAACTTCGAGGAACTGTATGACGCCGGACGCAGGGGACGCTCCGGATTCGACTGTCGCCAGATCTATCTGGAGTGCAACGAGGTCTAG